The window AGGTTGCTGACTATATCATGTTTTGTCGCAGGTCAACTGCCGGAGAACCCTTTGTCATTGCTTGGACAATATAGTGATTATGATTTGGATGATGAATCAAGTGAATTGGTTAATAATACCGTGGTTGATACCCCTTTAACAGACTTCAATAATCAGGTAAGCTCAACCCTGCATCCATGCTTTCAAATAGTCTGGTGTAGTTGTAGCAACTATGTCGATAAATCCTTCTATATTAATATCATTGTTTTAAAACCTGGCTTAATATTTTCTCTGTTTTTATACAGCAGAACTTTGATGATGccattatgttttttaattatctaAGCATGTTTCTTCTTTCGTCACTGTATCTCATCATTTAGGCACATACATGTAAAATTCTCACGAAGTATAATATAAACTCTACTATGGGTGAATCTTTTTTGTACTtgtatttcaaatattatactCTGTTTGTGTGTAAAATAAAGGGATGGGTAAAATATTGTTAACTACATGGTTATGTAGTTGAGAACAAATATTACCAGCAGTTCATACTACAAGTTGGTATGCACCTACTCTGTCAAGTAGGTATGTACTACATTTTTTTGGGTAATATTTAAGTCCTGTGATTTTTtccttttccaatttttttttaattagatattatattttggCTGGATAAATTTGAGCTAAATTAAAATGTGTTCgtttaaaatatcaatatattgcCTTCATATCTGGTTTGCAGTTACTTTGAACAGTTTTAGAATTTAGAACTCTTTTTAGTGAGTGGAAATTGGtaagtttaattttatatatatagcagATTTTGGAGTGGAgaagttttgaattttttttattgaaccaaggttaatatatgattaattgaTAGAGTAATTTTGAGATAAAATACTCAAAAAGTGTGTATGATACAAGCAGGACAATTGCTTTGCAACAAAGATAATAATATAGTCTTCAGCACTGAAAAAACATTTCCTTGAAAGAAATTCAAATAATATGTAGTGTGGTGTGTTATTTAAATGAGTTGAAGGCAAGTGGTGGTTTCCTACTTTTTCAACTCTAAAGTTTTCGACTTCTCTACATCTGcaaagttctttccgggctcatcTGTAAATTTATGATTTGTGTGCCAGTTAATTTTTTCGGGTAAATGTCTATTACAGAGATTTAAACACAGAGATATATGCTTAGCTTGGACCCTCGAAATCTTGTTTCCAAGAGAAGAGGGGTCTACTTATCCACAATGCTAGGGATAGCTTCTTACAATTTgatttcaattaatttttacatTGTTTTGCAACTTATAAGCTGTGatattcttttcattttcttggttttatttaattatgattgGTATCATACTTTAGTTAATCTCATTTGCCTATTACATGTTTATCATTTAAAGCAGGCGAACGTAGCTGCTGATAAAGAGAATGAGCAAAATACTGGAATAAACTCAAGCACAAACCATGATTCTCCGGTCATTGGACAACATAACATACAGAATGGTATTGCTTCAACAGAAATCTTACACGAGCTGCAGGAATCTAGTACTGCACAGGATGATGCTAGTGATTCAGTTACTCTGCCTACAAACAAGGAGCATGAAGAACAAGATATGTCTCTTAATGTGGCTCATGATATGCAAGTGAATGGAGATATGTCTTCAGGATGGAAAATGGTGCTGCATGAAGAGAGTAATCAGTATTACTATTGGAATACATTAACAGGAGAAACGTCATGGAATATACCTGATGTTTTTGCTGAAATGACATCCGAAGTTAAAAATAACAATGATGCCAAAGGAACAGAGAATGCTGTTGTTGGAATGCATGAATCAAATTCATCCCTAGGTGTAAACCCGGAAGTTCCTGCAGATACGCAACCTGCTGTAGGCATGGTTAACGATGGAAATTGCAAAATCGAAGAAATGCCTAATCTCAGCAAACACTTGAAAGTGTCTTATGAAGATCCAAGTGCAATGCCGAAAGACAGCTGTGCACTTCATCAGGAATCTTGCTCACCTGAGAAGTTGGAGTCTAAGTGTAGTGCTGCAGGTGCTTGTGCTGGGAATATGCAGAACTTAGTGGTTCCTGGTGAGCATGAATCAGGGACAGATCTCTGTTCTCATATTTTAAGGCGGGGCGAATTCTTGTTAGAACGATTAAACACATTAAAAGGGTAACGGACGCATCTAATTTGTCCTgacattaattttaattatcttttataaAGTTACCCGAATATATTcaacttcttttcttttaggttttttctgaaattatccttgtgtaattttttattttttttttaaatttagatctAAAGGCCGCCTGATAGGACATGACAAAATATCAAAGTACACAGTGGAAGTTGAGACTAGAGTTTCTGATATCAATTCACTATCAATGCATGCTTCGTCTTTGCTTCCCTTCTGGTTGCATTGTGAAAAAAAGTTCAAGCAATTAGAATCTGCCATCAGTGATGAAGTTCTCCAGTTTTATGAATCTGTGGAGGCCAATGAAAATAATCTCGTGCCTTCCGAAGAGGCGAATACTTCTCATGATACTAGTGTAGCTGAAGAAGTTCTGAAAGAGCGGCACAGTGAAACTGAGAATAGTGTAGCTGTCAAGAACAATCTTTTTACATCGATTGTGCATGTCAATTCTCCTTCTGACAGCAATCCAGAAGGAATATGTGAAGTTCATGAGGCTGCAGTACCTGGTGAGTTAGCTCCCATGGCCATGGTTCATTCAGAGGAAGATGTTGACATGGATGTAGAGATGGAACTTGAAGATGTCATTCCTGCTAGTGCCTCAACTTATTCCCCATTGGAGCAGCAGCCAATTTGGCCAAATGCCCCGGCAGAACATGTAGATGCTGGTATCCCCCCTCCACCAGATGATGATTGGATCCCCCCACCGCCTCCTGATGATGAAACATTCCCACCTCCACCTCCTGATGATGAGCCTGTTCCTCCCCCACCACTAGAAGAGGTACCTGAAACCTCGTATCCCGTTCCACTACCTGATCCAATGATGGAACCATCCTTTTCTTATGCTGCACAGTATAATGTACCCTATCCGGGCCCTAGTATTGAATATTATGGGCAGCCAAATGCAGAAGTCCAGGAAAGTAATTACTATGGCACTGATCCTAACCAATTAAGTGTTCCCCTTCAATCATATTACGAAACTGTCCCAAACGCTTACCCTGCTCCTGCTCCTCCTGTTGTCAATCTTGGTGAACATGGATCATATTATGGCCTTCAAGATGAGACAGCACCACCTGTGCCTGGAGTTACTGGTGTACAGTCATCTGTATTGTACTTTGCAGCTAGTGAGGGATCTCTAAATTCTGATCAGATTAAAAGCAATAACATTACAGTATCTACCGATGGAACTGTTTTCTCCACTGTTAACACAGAGTCTGGAAAGAATCCTGTTCAGGATTCAGCATCTGTTTCTGACCAAGCTGCGGCAACCATCTCTGCGACAACCATATCTGCTACACAAGTCAGTTCTATGTCATCAATCCCTACTGTTGCTGCAGCGGCACCTAAAGCCCAACCCAAAGGTAAAGCCTCAAATATACAAAATAGGTAGCATGTAAAGTTAATGCATTGTTACATTCGAGTATTATATGTCATGAGTTGCATAAAAGAATACTTCTAACCGTTGattagtctttttttttttttttcacttttaaaCTTTAAGATATCAGTTCGTAGTTGATTTAAGATTCCTGTTTTACCTCGTCATTGGAGTAGGCAGGTTTTGTATTATGTTGATGTTAATATTAAGCGCATATTGAACAAATATTCTTTTCTGGGCAATACTGGTGTACATATCTTCACAATCTGTTGTTATTTGCATGTGCAGTTCCGAGAAATAAGAAGCGCGCAGCGAGTACTGTGGTATCCACACTGAAGTCTAATAAAAAAGTATCCAGTTTGGTAGACAAGGTATACTATCTAtattactgcacctgattgaataaaaaaaaatttcatcctGATTATGCATTTAGAGACTTGATACCTTCTGTTTCTTCTTTATTAGTGGAAGGCTGCTAAAGAGGAGTTGCATGAGGAGGAAGATGAACCTGAAAATGCTTACGAAATGCTTGAGAAAAAACGACAAAGAGAAATAGAGGTTTGTAGATGAAGTCGGTCTGTTCCATCGTTTATTTTGTTCTGGTTAGTAGTGGTCACTAAAACTTGTATTTCTGCAGGAATGGCGTGCTCAGCAGATCGCCAGTGGAGAGGCGAAAGACAACGCTAACTTCCAGCCTCTGGGTGGTGATTGGTAAGAAATACTCACATAAGTCGGTTACTAAATCTTACCTAATTTTTCATTTACTTGCACTTTGCTGCAACATTTTAGGGTGAAATGGCAACATTTAAATTTGGTTTCCTTGCTCCAAATCTTTTTTTATCTGTCACAGTTGCATCTGCGTTGATGCTAACTTTCAAATCAGGATATCAGATTAGTAAAGATGAACcacgaatatatatattgattataagTTAGACAGTTAGCTTGTCAATTATTTGCTTGTTAGATTAGCAATCAATGTGgtaaaattgtttttagtttatgtcTGTGAAGGCCTCTTTTGCATTGTCATAAAATCTGGTTTTTTTTATTCCAGGCGTGAGCGGGTGAAGCGCAAGAGAGCTCGCTTGATGAAGAAATCTGTTGAGGATCTATCAGAGAGCGTCACTAATGGTAACCAGCAGCCTGATTTGGATAGACTTCGGAAGGATCTCCCGTCTGGGTGGCAGGTACAACTGATTATAGCATTGTGATGTGGGGCCTATTTTAGTTATCCACTAGTAGTGCTACACCATATCTCTTCTCTGCTCAGCTTTCTCTGAACCTTCATTATTCGTATAAATGGTTCTGCTTGTAAATAGGTCTGATACAAGTGTACCCAAACATGTCAAGTTTGGTTATGAGTACAGGAAATAATAAATAGTTGTGGTTAAACTCTCGAGAAATAGAAATGAATAAACGGTGACAAAGGTGCTACTATTGCTAGGAGTGGTCTAGAGTATGATTTGCACCTCCCTCTTTCCTTAACAATAGATCAACTATCCAGAAAAAACTGTTGAACCTGCAACCATATACATCCTAGTCGAAGTAGGGTTTGGAAAGGGTTAGATGGCCACAAACCTTACCCCCGCTCCAAGTACTACTACCGTCTACAAGCAGTAGAAAAACTGATTATATGATACGGTTTATATGTGGGTACAAATCAACAGTGAAAAACCAGATATCAGAATTTGCCTAGACATTTACAAAAGCTGCAGGACCAACTATTTTCATCAATCAAAATGTCTAACAAGTACATTTGCGGGAACTTTTATGCTGTAATATAAAGATATTATAGGGTTCTGCCTTGATGCTTGTTATCTATTGAAACTACACTAGTCAGATCTATGATTTTGTTGTTTCCCTAATCTGCTGCATTCTCCAGGTGTATTGGGATGATGCATCAAAGCAGGTGTACTATGGAAATTCTGTTACGTCAGAGACAACTTGGATTAGACCAACTTAGGTTggaaacatattaaaatagtgGCTATGCATTACCACTTTGCTGTAGTTTGGATAAATGTTATTGTCCTACGTTTTCTCTTAATATAAGGAATGTCTATATGACAAGGTTGGTTTTTTTGGTCGTCAATTAGAATTTATCTTTTCATTTGTATTTAACTTGGAAGTTGGAAGTAGTTCAACTTCTTGTAAGCTTTTGTAGTGACTTGTTAGACCTTTAGGACGGGCTGGAAGCTGCTGAAGAATTGTTTAGCTGtagcaaaattttatattattattttgggtCCTGGTCCCTGACAACCGTTTGTCAGGGATTTCTATTTGAAGGGTCCAGATTGAAGCTTTTTacgcggaaaattatagcggatcggtaaaataaaaaactttcATCCCCACTGTTAAAATACAGATCTAACAGCTCTTAAGCTGTGTGTTGGATAAAGCTTCCATAACAATCGGTTGTTATGGACCAAAAtcctattattttttattttctcatataTGAATCAAAATTACTTTGTTTATGTTACCTAAGGTCCTGAAGACCTGAACTTTGTTATTATACTCCCGGATTCCAACTCACCTGTAGAAGCCTGACAAAAAAAGAGAGTAGAAGTTTAACTATTTAAAcccaaaacaaccgaaatttgTTCAACAATTAATGACCATTCTCATAGAAATAAATTACGAAAAAAGTAACaaactttaatattttatttccattatattaattattatttatttaagattaatttttattattttaaccatCAATATTTGAACGACTATTTTTCTGGTAACTATTTTGTCAACTgctatatatatcaaatttatatttatattattatcttttatGTGGAAGTTACTCCTAAATacgtatataactatataaaggaattatcttcaaaaaaaaaactatataaagGAATTATACGAACACATTGTATaaattaatgatagtttttTACTGTGATTACTTGAACGAATCCTTCAAATATTATTCGAGTATTTACTTAAAActtcaaataatcaaatttcattattattgattataaaaacaaataatttatataaatacaaaatttatattttaattatttaacagttaaaaatttataacaaaataactaaa of the Daucus carota subsp. sativus chromosome 4, DH1 v3.0, whole genome shotgun sequence genome contains:
- the LOC108218963 gene encoding uncharacterized protein LOC108218963 isoform X2, translating into MGKRKERRAAASGRRVKLDLFAEPSGDLGGPSAGGEVERDGNSKTRAGSPNSPSSSGQLPENPLSLLGQYSDYDLDDESSELVNNTVVDTPLTDFNNQANVAADKENEQNTGINSSTNHDSPVIGQHNIQNGIASTEILHELQESSTAQDDASDSVTLPTNKEHEEQDMSLNVAHDMQVNGDMSSGWKMVLHEESNQYYYWNTLTGETSWNIPDVFAEMTSEVKNNNDAKGTENAVVGMHESNSSLGVNPEVPADTQPAVGMVNDGNCKIEEMPNLSKHLKVSYEDPSAMPKDSCALHQESCSPEKLESKCSAAGACAGNMQNLVVPGEHESGTDLCSHILRRGEFLLERLNTLKGSKGRLIGHDKISKYTVEVETRVSDINSLSMHASSLLPFWLHCEKKFKQLESAISDEVLQFYESVEANENNLVPSEEANTSHDTSVAEEVLKERHSETENSVAVKNNLFTSIVHVNSPSDSNPEGICEVHEAAVPGELAPMAMVHSEEDVDMDVEMELEDVIPASASTYSPLEQQPIWPNAPAEHVDAGIPPPPDDDWIPPPPPDDETFPPPPPDDEPVPPPPLEEVPETSYPVPLPDPMMEPSFSYAAQYNVPYPGPSIEYYGQPNAEVQESNYYGTDPNQLSVPLQSYYETVPNAYPAPAPPVVNLGEHGSYYGLQDETAPPVPGVTGVQSSVLYFAASEGSLNSDQIKSNNITVSTDGTVFSTVNTESGKNPVQDSASVSDQAAATISATTISATQVSSMSSIPTVAAAAPKAQPKVPRNKKRAASTVVSTLKSNKKVSSLVDKWKAAKEELHEEEDEPENAYEMLEKKRQREIEEWRAQQIASGEAKDNANFQPLGGDWRERVKRKRARLMKKSVEDLSESVTNGNQQPDLDRLRKDLPSGWQVYWDDASKQVYYGNSVTSETTWIRPT
- the LOC108218963 gene encoding uncharacterized protein LOC108218963 isoform X1 yields the protein MGKRKERRAAASGRRVKLDLFAEPSGDLGGPSAGGEVERDGNSKTRAGSPNSPSSSGQLPENPLSLLGQYSDYDLDDESSELVNNTVVDTPLTDFNNQQANVAADKENEQNTGINSSTNHDSPVIGQHNIQNGIASTEILHELQESSTAQDDASDSVTLPTNKEHEEQDMSLNVAHDMQVNGDMSSGWKMVLHEESNQYYYWNTLTGETSWNIPDVFAEMTSEVKNNNDAKGTENAVVGMHESNSSLGVNPEVPADTQPAVGMVNDGNCKIEEMPNLSKHLKVSYEDPSAMPKDSCALHQESCSPEKLESKCSAAGACAGNMQNLVVPGEHESGTDLCSHILRRGEFLLERLNTLKGSKGRLIGHDKISKYTVEVETRVSDINSLSMHASSLLPFWLHCEKKFKQLESAISDEVLQFYESVEANENNLVPSEEANTSHDTSVAEEVLKERHSETENSVAVKNNLFTSIVHVNSPSDSNPEGICEVHEAAVPGELAPMAMVHSEEDVDMDVEMELEDVIPASASTYSPLEQQPIWPNAPAEHVDAGIPPPPDDDWIPPPPPDDETFPPPPPDDEPVPPPPLEEVPETSYPVPLPDPMMEPSFSYAAQYNVPYPGPSIEYYGQPNAEVQESNYYGTDPNQLSVPLQSYYETVPNAYPAPAPPVVNLGEHGSYYGLQDETAPPVPGVTGVQSSVLYFAASEGSLNSDQIKSNNITVSTDGTVFSTVNTESGKNPVQDSASVSDQAAATISATTISATQVSSMSSIPTVAAAAPKAQPKVPRNKKRAASTVVSTLKSNKKVSSLVDKWKAAKEELHEEEDEPENAYEMLEKKRQREIEEWRAQQIASGEAKDNANFQPLGGDWRERVKRKRARLMKKSVEDLSESVTNGNQQPDLDRLRKDLPSGWQVYWDDASKQVYYGNSVTSETTWIRPT
- the LOC108218963 gene encoding uncharacterized protein LOC108218963 isoform X3; translated protein: MGKRKERRAAASGRRVKLDLFAEPSDLGGPSAGGEVERDGNSKTRAGSPNSPSSSGQLPENPLSLLGQYSDYDLDDESSELVNNTVVDTPLTDFNNQQANVAADKENEQNTGINSSTNHDSPVIGQHNIQNGIASTEILHELQESSTAQDDASDSVTLPTNKEHEEQDMSLNVAHDMQVNGDMSSGWKMVLHEESNQYYYWNTLTGETSWNIPDVFAEMTSEVKNNNDAKGTENAVVGMHESNSSLGVNPEVPADTQPAVGMVNDGNCKIEEMPNLSKHLKVSYEDPSAMPKDSCALHQESCSPEKLESKCSAAGACAGNMQNLVVPGEHESGTDLCSHILRRGEFLLERLNTLKGSKGRLIGHDKISKYTVEVETRVSDINSLSMHASSLLPFWLHCEKKFKQLESAISDEVLQFYESVEANENNLVPSEEANTSHDTSVAEEVLKERHSETENSVAVKNNLFTSIVHVNSPSDSNPEGICEVHEAAVPGELAPMAMVHSEEDVDMDVEMELEDVIPASASTYSPLEQQPIWPNAPAEHVDAGIPPPPDDDWIPPPPPDDETFPPPPPDDEPVPPPPLEEVPETSYPVPLPDPMMEPSFSYAAQYNVPYPGPSIEYYGQPNAEVQESNYYGTDPNQLSVPLQSYYETVPNAYPAPAPPVVNLGEHGSYYGLQDETAPPVPGVTGVQSSVLYFAASEGSLNSDQIKSNNITVSTDGTVFSTVNTESGKNPVQDSASVSDQAAATISATTISATQVSSMSSIPTVAAAAPKAQPKVPRNKKRAASTVVSTLKSNKKVSSLVDKWKAAKEELHEEEDEPENAYEMLEKKRQREIEEWRAQQIASGEAKDNANFQPLGGDWRERVKRKRARLMKKSVEDLSESVTNGNQQPDLDRLRKDLPSGWQVYWDDASKQVYYGNSVTSETTWIRPT